From the genome of Symphalangus syndactylus isolate Jambi chromosome 13, NHGRI_mSymSyn1-v2.1_pri, whole genome shotgun sequence:
tttttaaggctgaatgctattccattatatggatggaccatatttttttttttccaattgcaGATGTCAGGCTGAAAGAATGGACcacattttaggctgggcacgatggctcatgcctgtaatcccagcactttgggaggctgagacaggcagatcacgaggtcaggagatcgagatcatcctggctaacacggcgaaaccctgtctctactaaaaatacacaaaattagccgggcgtggtggcgggagcctgtagttccagctactcgggaggctgggacagaagaatggcgtgaacccgggaggtggagcttgcagtgagccaagattgcaccactgcactccatccagcctgggcaactgagccagactctgtctccagaggaaaaaaaaaagaatggactacattttgtttacccatttatcTGTACGTGGACATTTGGGCTGCCTCCAAtttttgcctattgtgaataatgatcttatgaacatgggtgtacagcatttcttcttcttcttctttttcttttttgagacagaatcttactgtgtcgtccaggctggagtgcagtggcacgatcttggctcacagcaacctctgctaggttcaagcgattctcttgcctcagcttcccaagtaactgggagtatgactgggcacggtggctcacacctgtaaccccagcactttgggaggctaaggtgcgtggatcacctgagatcaggagtgtgtaccaccacgcccagctaatttttttttgtatttttagtagagatgagatttcaccatgttggccagactggtctcaaactcctggcctcaagtgatctgcccacctccacctcccaaagtgctgaggcttttattctttttctcctccctgagacggagtcttgctctgtcacccaggctggagtgcagtggtgcaatctcgagtcactgcaatctctgcttcccaggttgaagcaattctcctgccccagcctcccgagtaactgggattacaggcacgtgccaccacgcccagataatttttgtattgttagtagagacagggtttcaccctgttggccaggctggtcttgaactcttgacctcgtgatccaccctcattggcctcctagagtgctaggattacaggcgtgagccactgtgaccagccaggttttcctttttttttgtttttttttgagacagagtctcgctctgtcacccaggctggagtgcagtgtcgtgatctcagctcactgcaagctctgcctcctgggttcacgccattcttctgcctcagcctcccgagtagctgggactacaggcgcctgccaccgcatctggctaattttttttttttttttttttttgtatttttagtagagacggggtttcaccgtgttagccaggatgatctcgatctcctgccctcacgatccacccaccttggcctcccaaagtgctgggattacaggcgtgagccactgtgcccggcctcaggattttattcttaatgaaataaagtagcATAGAATAAAATTAGCAGATTGTTTCTAGTAATTACTATTACACTGTAGTAAGCATAAGTATTGTTTTATAAAAACTTTCATTTCTGgcacatatacatgtgtgtatgtactgGTGTTCTGGCTCCAATTGCTGCCAACAAACTTTCCCATTTTATTAAGCCCATGGATTCTGTGGATTAGGATTTTTTGTGCGGCCCAGTGGGGATAGCTTGTCCCTGCTCACTGCTATCTGCAGCCCCACCAGCCGGGAAGATCTGAAGGTTGGGGCAACCTGAAACCTGGCAGCCAGAATCATCAGGAAACGTCATTCGTTCATGTCTAATGACTGATGCTGGCTGGGTCCTCAGCGGGACTGTCGGCTGGTGTATCTACACGGAGGTCTCTCTGCATGGGCCAATTTAGGCTTCCTCACAGAATGGTGGCTGCGTCTCAAGAAAACAAGGCTGAAGTGCCtagcatctttttttgtttgttttctttttttgagatggagtctctgttgcccaggctggagtgcctggccctgaatttttttttttttttttaattagttaggcatggtggtgcgtgcttgtactCCTAGCtaactggaggctgaggagggaggatcacttgagtctaggaggtcgaggctgcaacgagctatcattgcaccactgcattccagcctgggcacattTGTGTTAAAAAACGAGAGACTAGaagagataaatatataaatatttacgaGAAAGTAACAGTGGTTGTTTCTAGGAGGACAGGGAGACTTTTTCTTAagtttcttgttgaattgacagTACATtgcacataattaaaataatttaaaaaaatctgctaaGAGTCATGAGATTAAAgcgtttttttttggtttgtttgtttgtttgtttttaaagatggagtcttgctctgttgcccaggctggagtgcagtggcacaatcttggctcactgcaacctccacctcccgagttcaagccattctcctgcctcagcctcctgagtagctgagatggcttctggctagtttttttgtatttttagtagacacggggtttcaccatgttggccatgctggtttccaactcctgacctcaggtgatctgcccacctctgcctcccaaagtgctggaattataggagtgagccaccgtgcttggcctgaTTAAAgcaatgttgttgttgttttttttttttttgagatggagtctcactctgttgccaggctggagtgcagtggcatgatctcggctcactgcaacctccgcctcctgggttcaagcgattctcctgccttagtctcctgagtggctgggactacaggcacgcaccaccatgcccagctaagttgttttttttttttttttttttgagacggagtctcactctgtcacccaggctggagtgcagtggcgcaatctcggctcactgcaagctccgcctcccgggttcacgccattctcctgcctcagcctctccgagtagctgggactacaggcgcccgccaccacgcccggctaattttttgtatttttttagtagagacggtgtttcaccatggtctcgatctcctgacctcgtgatccgcccgcctcggcctcccaaagtgctgggattacaagcgtgagccaccgcgcccggccggtttttttgttttttttttgagacggagtctcgctctgtcgctcaggctggagtgtagtggtgcgatctcggctcactgtaagctccaactcctgggttcaccccattctcctgcctcagcctcccgagtagctgggactacaggtgcccgccacaacgtccggctaatttttaaaatgtttttagtagagacggggtttcactgtgttagccaggatggtctcgatctcctgacctcgtgattcatctgcctcggcctcccaaagtgctgggattacaggtgtgagccatcgcgaccggccaattgttgtatttttagtagagacggggtttcaccatgttggccaggatggtctcgatctcttgacctcatgatctgcccgcctcggtctcccaaaatgctgggattacaggcgtgagccaccatgcctggccacaatttTTATAGTCTAGAGTGAGGTTCGCTTATACCATCTCCCTCCTCAGTAGGAAAACCTGGTTGCTTTTTGCAACATGCAAATACAAGTAAACAATAGttgtaaattattattttctctttccccaaAAGCTTAGAATTTCTGATAGCCTATTCTgaactttttcctttttagttaatttttgggGGGATATCTCTCCATGCTAAAacttaaagagcttctgcattcTTGTATAGCTGGCATAGTATTATAGGGTGTGCCTGGTACGTTTGGAAAAATGGAATGAGCAAGTGTGGCTGGAGGGAGAAAAGGGGGGCTTGTGGGGAGACGAGGGTTGGTAGGTGATGGGGGCACATCCTCGTGGGCCTCCTCCTAAGGCTTTTTTCTGAGGGATTTGAGAGCCATGGAAGGTTCTCATCAGAGGGACCAGTCTTGATTCAGGTGCTCACAGGCGCCCTCTGGCCGCTGTGGGGGGAATAGACTGGGGGGGGGCTGGTGGCCAGGGCGGGAACTGGGAGACCTGGAAGGAAGCGACTGCACTGATCCAGGTAGGGGGACAAGGAGTGGGTGAGAAGCGGGCGGATTCTGGGTAGATTCTGGAGCTGACCGGAGTTACTGTCATATAAGATTGGGGGCGGGGATGGGTGTTAGAGAAAGAGATCGGTCAAAAGTGCTCTCCAAAGTTTGGAGCCTTAGCACCTGGCAGGACAGAGCTGCCTTTAACTGGGTCTAGAGGACAGCAGAAGGGCAGGTTGGGGGACAGTCAGGAGCTGGGATGTAGCAGAGCTGGGTGGGAAGCACGCCCGCCCCTCCAGTCTTGGCGTCTGGGAGGCGGGTGTCCTGGGCGCGGCCGCCGCGCAGTCCCGGGAGCCGCCGCCAGAGGGCGAGCACGCCGCATCGCACTCGCAGCTCGGTGGAGGGGAGGGCGCGGGAAAGGCTGGCCTGGTCTCTTCCCACGGCCCCCGCGGCCTCCAAGCTCCTCACCTGGGTGCGAGATAGAGGTGCCAGGATCCAGCCAGGACCCCCCAGACACCTCTGGGGCCCCAAAGCCTGGGATACGACTCTCACCCTCTTTATCTGCTTCTAACACTCCCAACTTCCACCCCCATACCAAACTGTTCCCACCGCCTCCAGCGCCATCTCAGGTGTCTGTAAAAATGCCACCTACTcggagaggccttccctgaccaccctggaGACAGAAGTCCCCGCCCTGACGCCTCTAAGGAACATCCCGTTTTAGCAGCTTCTTAATCAAGACTCTGAAatgatctttattattattattattaatatttttgagaaggtctcactctcactcaggctggagtgcagtggtgcgacctatctcactgcaaccttcgcctccaattcttgtgtctcagccttcagaggtagctggggttacaggctcatgccaccacgcccggctaatttttttttttttttgagacgcggttttactcttgtccaggctggagttcaatggtgtgatctcggctcatcgcaacctccgcctcccaggttcaagcgattctcctgcctcagcctcccgagtagctgggattacaggcatgcaccaccatgcccggctaattttgtatttttagtacagacggggtttctccatgttggtcagactggtctcgaactcccgacctcaggtgatccacccgcctcagcctccaaaagtgctgggattacaggtgtaagccaccgtgcccagccttgcctggctaatttttgtattttttagtagaggtggggtttcgccatattgtccaggctggtcttgaactcctggcctcaagttatctgccctcctcggcctcccaaagtgctcggattacaggcatgagccactgcgtgcgGCCTCTTAATTATCTTTTATTGTCTGTTTTCTGCACAGTGTAAAATAATGGCAGTGAGGACCCATTTTCTGTCTTGTCCTCCTGTATCACCAGGGCTCAGGATTAAGTCTGGCCTATActgaatgttaaagaaaaaaaaaaaacagctgggcaaggtggcatgtgcctttaatcccagcactttgggaggctgaggcaggaggatcacttgaagccagcagtttgagacaaacctggtaacatagtaagaccccatctctgtgaaaatttaaaaatcagccaggcatggtgttgtgtacctgtagtctcagctattcggtgggtttgaagcaggaggattccttgagtctgggagattgaggctgcagtgagctgcgattgtgggACTGCacgccaacctgggtgacagaacaagaccctgttaaaaaaaaaaaaaaagccaggtgcagtggcttacacctgtaactccagcactttgggaggccaagacgggcagatagcctgacctcaggagttcaagactaccctgggcaacatggggaaacaccatttctactaaaatacaaaaaaaaaaaaaattagccaggcatggtggcaggggcctgtagtcccaactactcgggaggctgaggcaggagaattgcttgaacccagaagggggaggttgcagtaagctgagatcacaccactgcactccagcctgggggtgacagagagactctcaaaaaaaaaaaaagaaagaaaaagaggaaaacaagtcAGGCAAGATAGCCTCctgtgcctatattcccagcattttgagacctgctcttcaagaccagcctgggcaacatagtgagaccctgtgtcaaataaaaaaataataaaataaaaagaactggctgggcgtggtggctcatgcctgtaatcccagcactttgggaggctgaggtgggcggatcgcttgaggtcaggagttcgagaccagcctggccaacatagtctctactacaaatacaaaaattagctgggcatagttgttcacatctgtaatcccagctacttggggggctgaggcaggagaatcacttgaccccaggaggcagaggttgcagtgagacgagacagagtgagactctgtctaaaaaaaaaaaaaagaacaaaaaccccAGCAACAATGTTACTCAGAGCTGATTCATGGTGTTACTGTGTAGGAACCTCTGTTTTAAGCTCCTTACATAAATTACCTCCTTGAGTCCTCAGAATAACCCAATGAGATAGGGACTGTTTTATCTTCAATTACAGAAGAAGAAGGTAAGGACCAGGATGGTTAAGGGATTTGCTCAAGGTTGCACAGCCAGGAAATTGCAATGCCTGGGCTGAACCCAAGAAACCTGGCTGCAAggtatgctatttttttttttttgagacgtagtctcgttctgttgcccagtctggagtgcagtggcgcgatctcggctcactacaacctctgcctcccgggttcaagcgattctcctgcctcagcctcccaagtagctgggatgacaggcatgtgacaccacgcctggctactttttgtatttttagtagagacggggtttcacttatgttggccaggctggtctcgaactcctgacctcaggtgatctgcccatctgagcctcccaaagtgctaggattacaggtgtgagccaccgcgcctggccgtaatttttgtatttttatttattttttaatgttttttgagacagagtctcactcttgtcatccaggctggagtgcagtggcgcgatctcggctcactgcaagctctgcctcctgggttcaagcgattctcctgcctcagcctcctgagtagctgggattacaggcgcccaccaccacatccagctaatttttttttgtatttttagtagagacggggtttcaccatgttggtcaggctggtctcaaactcctgacctcgtgatctgcccacttcggcctcccaaagtgctgggattacaggcgtgagccaccgcaaccgcaACTGgcgaatttttgtttttgttttttttgagatggagtctcgctctgtcgcccaggttggagttcagtggcttgatccccgctcactgcaagctccgccttctgggttcatgccattctcctgcctcagcctctcgagtagctaggactacaggcacccgccaacatgcccggctaattttttgtatgtttagtagagacggagtttcaccatgttagccaggatggtctcgatctccggacctcatgatctgcccgcctcagcctcccaaagtgctgggattacaggcgtaagccactgcgcctggccaatttttgtatttttaaagtagagacgagcctggtcttgaattcctgacatcaggtgatcctcccgtctcggcctcccaaagtgctgggattacaggtgtgagccactgagcctggcccaaaGTGTGCTTTTGCTAATTGGAGAATCGGGGTCCCAGGACTGGAAATGCAGCTGCCCAGGGTCTTCAGACATTGTGTGTCTCGGCCCCTGGCCCCAGACCTGTCTTTCCTGGTCCCCACAGCTCGCACACAGCGGGACCAGCCCCCATGTCTCTCAGCAAGTTGGGAGGAGGTGTGGGAACCCAGCTGGTCTGAATTTACTCTCCTCCCCCGCTGTGGGTCTACAGAAATGCCTCCCAGGCTATCCAGGAGGGGCCAAGAGATTAAAAGCAGGTTCAGAGGGCTCAGATGCCACTCACCAGACAGCAGGGTCGACTGCTAGTGACCTTGAGCCCAGTCCTGGACAGACAGACGGACGCACGGACAAGCAGATGCTCCTTGGCCGGCTATCCACTCTTCTGTGCCTGCTTAGCGGGGCCCTGCCTACAGGCTCAGGGAGGCCTGAACCCCAGTCTCCCCGACCTCAGTCCTGGGCTGCAGCCAATCAGACCTGGGCTCTGGGCCCAGGGGCCCCGCCCCCATTGGTGCCAGCTCCTGCCCTTGGAAGCTGGAAGGCCTTCTTGGGCCTGCAGAAAGCCAGGCAGCTGGGGATGGGCAGCCTGCAGCGTGGGCAAGACGAGGTGGCTGCTGTGACTCTGCCGCTGAACCCTCAGGAAGTGATCCAGGGGATGTGTAAGGCTGTGCCCTTCGTtcaggtgagtgggtgggtgtggggaggagAGGGCTGGGTCTCACCATTGGCAGAAGGCACAGGCTGTGGCCCAAGAAAGATTTGGGTTCAAGTCCTGTATCCTCCACCTGaatgtctctgtgcctcagtttcttcccttGTAAAATGTGACCCAAGCCTCCTCTATCCTGGTCTCCTTGATTCCACTATCATGCCCCTCTCCACCCCCAAGTCTATTTTTCCACTCAGCGGCCAGAGGGCGCCTGTGAACACCAGAGTCAGATCTGGTTCCTCCTCCCCCTAGAACCCTGCATGGCTCCCACTTTACTCAGGAGCCCAAGTCCTCCTCACAGCCCACAAATTTCTGTACTCTCTGATCCTGTTACCTCCCTGATTtcacctcctcccactctccccctCACTTACTTTGCTTCTACACATCAGCCTCCTTTTCTTCAGACACcaactttctttctgtttttttagacaagggagtctcgctatgttgcccaagctagtcttgagcttctggcctcaagcaatcctcccacctcagcctcctgagttctaggtgtgagcccctgtctcTTGCTTGATATACCaactttctttgagacagagtctcactctgtcacccagactagagggcagcagtacaatctcggctcactgcaacctccacttcctgggctcaagcgattctcgtgcctcagcctcccaagtaattgagattacagatgtgcactaccatgtccggctaatttttgtactttttgtagagacgtggtttggccatgttggccaggctggtctcgaactcctgacctcaggtgatccacctgcctcggccccccaagtgctgggattataggcatgagccactgcacctggctagctcagctaattttttttttttttaatttctttgtagagacaaggtcttactatattgcccaggctggtctcaagccacCACATCCCGCCCTTGGCTTTTAACTCCCAGGTAACCAATTCCCTGAATTAGTCCTCTTTGTTGAAAGGCCTaaagtgatttcttctttttctcatttaattaattcatttgtttatttattttggagacagagtctcgctttgttacccaggctagagtgcaatcatgatctcagcttgctgcaacctccgcctcccaggttccagcaattcttctgcctcagcctcccatgtaactgggattacagatgtacgcgcccatgcccggctaagttttgtattttcagtagggacggggttttgccatattggccaagctggtctcaaactcctggcctgaagtgatccgcccacctcagcctcccaaaatgctgggattacaggcttgagccaccgcgcctggctgtctttgttgaatttcttttttttttttttttgagacagagtctcgctctgtccccaggctggagtgcagtggtgcaatctcggctcactacaagctccgcctcctgggttcacaccattctcctgccttagcttcccgattagctgggactacaggtgcctgccaccatgcctggctcattttttgtattattagtagagatggggtttcaccgtgttagccaggatggtcttgatctgctgacctcgtgatccacccgccttggcctcccaaagtgctgggattacaggcgtgagccaccgcgcccggcccttgttGAATTTCAatgattttacaggtgaggaaacaaaagctcagagaggctaagtaatttGCCCCATGTCTCAGctaagagatttgaacccaggcagcctggctgcaGCATCCATGCTTGTCAAGATGGGGTGGAAGTGGACAGGTGATTATCCTCGCCACTCTGGCCCCAAACTCCGCCACCCTGACCGTCTCCATGCCTCCGGCCCCAGGTGTTCTCCCGGCCTGGCTGCTCAGCCACACGCCTCCGAAATCATCTGTGCTTTGGTCGTTGCTCCTCTCTCTACATCCCTGGCTCGGACCCCACCCCATTAGTCCTGTGCAACAGCTGTATGCCTGCTCGCAAGCGTTGGGCACCCGTGGTCCTGTGGTGTCACACTGGCAGCTCAGCCTCCCATCGACGGGTGAAGATATCCACCATGCTGATCGAGGAGTGTCATTGCAGCCTGAAGGCATGAACTGAGCATGTGGATGGGTGCACGGAGACACGCACCTTGGAGAGATGAGGGGAGATGGACCAAGAAAGACGTGGACCTGGATGATGTACTCTGGGTCAAGAGACCAGGGATGCAGGGTTAGGCAGACAGGTCCCCAGAGTCCTCACCCTGCTCCCCAGACACTAGACACAGTGCCTATCCTGGAGTTGCACCACTGATAGTCGCAGCACACAATGActgacaactctttttttttttttttttttttgagacagagtcttgctctgtcacccaggctggagttcagtggcttaatcttggctcactccaacctctgtgtcctgggttccagcaattctcctgcctcaacctcctgagtagctgggattacaggtgctcaccatcacacccggctaatttttgtatttttagtagagatgggatttccccatgttggccaggctggtctcaaactcctgacctcaagtgatccgcccccacttggccctcccaaagtgctgcgattacaggcgtaagccaccatgcccagccaaccacTGACTGTTTACCAGGCCCCATGCTAGGCATTTGACACATACTAACTCGTGTAATCCTTATAGCAGCTCAATGGGATAGGGGCTAACatcaccccattttacagatgagaaaaccgaggcccCGAGTGGCGAAGCCACTCACCCAGAGTCACACCACAGTACAGAGGAGTCACACCACAGTACAGAGGAGTTACACTGCAGTAGAGTCACACCGCAGTACAGAGTCACACCACAGTAAGCAgcacagccaggattcaaatccactctgtttttttttttttgagacggagtcttgctctgtcacccaggctggagtgcaatgccgcgatctcagctaactgcaagctccgcctcctgggttcacgccattctcctgcctcaacctcccgagtagctgggactacaggcgcccgcgaccacgcctggctaattttttgtatttttagtagagacagggtttcaccgtgttagccaggatggtttcgatctcctgacctggtgatctgcctgccttggccttattttttttttaaggacagagtctctctctgtcacccaggctggagtgcaatggcgtgatctgggctcactgtaacctccacttcccaggcccaagcagttttcctgcctcagcctcccgagtagctgggactacagccacccgccaccatgcccagctaatttttgtatttttagtagagacggggtttcaccgtattggcctggctggtctcaaactcccggcctcaggtgatctgccctcctcggcctcccaaagtgctgggatcaaatCCACTGTTAATCATTAGGCTGAACTGTCTCTCATAGAATGAGGTCAAAGACACTCCCAGTTGCAGGGAGGGTAGATGGCCCCACCCAGACCGAGAGACACAGCGATGACCTCGGCCTAGggacaccaaaaaagaaaaaacaggccgggcgcggtggctcacgcttgtaatcccagcactttgggaggccgaggcgggcggatcatgaggtcaggagatcgagaccatggtgaaaccccgtctctactaaaaaaaatagaaaaaattagccgggcgtggtggcgggcgcctgtagtcccagctactcggagaggctgaggcaggagaatggcgtgaacccgggagggggagcttgcagtgagccgagattgcgccactgcactccagcctgggcgacagagcgagactccgtctcaaaaaaaaaaaaaaaaaaaaaaaaaaaaaaaaaaaaaaaaaaaaaaaaaaaaaaaaaaaaagaaaaaacaaaaacaccccagACCCAAAACGCAAACCaaagcaggcaggcagacagctGCTGGGGGAAGTCCTGGGGTCCTTGAGACAGAGGCAGGACCCTCGTGTTCCCAGCTGCCTCTTGCCTTGACAATGGCTGCTGTGTCCCTCTCAGACCCCCCACCTGAGTCTCCACAGAGCCCTACGCCTGGCGTGGCATTCCACAGAAACCATAAAGGTTGGCTGAGTCCAGCTGTCTATACGTGCATCTGTTTGTTCCTCCAAGTGGGGTTCCCTGGGAATGGGTGGCCCCATGACAGGGTGTGGGCATCTGAGTGCTCCCTCCCCAGCTGGGGCTCAGGGTCTTCAGCGGGCGAGGGCGGCCTGGCTTTGGGCGGCTGGAACCAGGGCCGTGGCAGATGGGCCTGTCTGGCACAGACGCAGGGACATGTGGCGTTGTCAGTGTTGCCTCCAAATGCCCCCCGGAGCGTGGGGCAGGGAGCCTGCCGGGCCCTTCTCAGCCCTCTTCCTGCCTCAGGAAGGAAGGCCTCAGGTGAGGGGAGCAGGAGGGGACCTGAGGAAACAGATGGGCCAGCGGGGCGTGGGAGCCTGAGACCCCTGACCTCGCAGGCCTCACAGAGAGATGGGAACGGGCCAGGCAGGCAGCTCCCAAGGCCCCTTGCTCGAAGGGCCCTGGAGGGGAGGGTCATGAAGGGCTCTGAGGGGGCTGCCCCATCCCTGTTCCCTCCAGAGTTCTGTGCCAAACCCCAGGCAGTGTCCGAGTGGGCAGCTCAGCCCTGGCACCATGGGCAAGCCCCCCTCCGGTGGGCATGAGGCGTTTGCCTTCCCTCCCTCTGCTGTGCCCACCTCCTGCCAGCCAGGGGAGCCAGCTGGGAACCTTGGTGCCAGGGGGGTCCCCAGAGTCCCTGCCCCCTTCTGGGCAGTGCCAGCcggcccccgccccaccccccagGCCCAGTAATGGGTGGGTAATGAGTGCTGGGGGAg
Proteins encoded in this window:
- the DAND5 gene encoding DAN domain family member 5; the encoded protein is MLLGRLSTLLCLLSGALPTGSGRPEPQSPRPQSWAAANQTWALGPGAPPPLVPAPALGSWKAFLGLQKARQLGMGSLQRGQDEVAAVTLPLNPQEVIQGMCKAVPFVQVFSRPGCSATRLRNHLCFGRCSSLYIPGSDPTPLVLCNSCMPARKRWAPVVLWCHTGSSASHRRVKISTMLIEECHCSLKA